A part of Bacillus rossius redtenbacheri isolate Brsri chromosome 1, Brsri_v3, whole genome shotgun sequence genomic DNA contains:
- the LOC134542631 gene encoding uncharacterized protein LOC134542631 isoform X4: MMEFVIVLIFCVVLVIAVMVIGSGMGKATSSQRQMDIINVAQNLYLLIRKGDLKKCDVTQTTAFLLNIAKSTVLKYYKKDIEEVSTPGKKRKKRPQEGKSLDTVDDFTVNAIRNAIYRMYAEGLNVTVDTILKEIRERQIDYYGGRSSLHKLLKKMGFSWKTVDGRKALIENENIVLQRIDFLRKYKEEKERGANFIFVDETWIFQRGTVSKSWQDKSLQSAKRRTVGDGQKTADYHGEMNGETFLMWFEDMLVHLEEPSVIIMDNASYHSTQMGEVCGSRGEANSSRLGERSPHRQRHHSSTHHPPRRG, encoded by the exons atgatggaatttgttatcgttttgatattttgtgtggttcttgtgattgctgtaatggtaattggttccgggatggggaaagctacttcgtcgcagcgtcagatggacatcattaacgtcgctcagaacttatatcttttaattaggaaaggcgacttgaagaaatgtgacgttacgcagacgaccgcgtttcttctcaacatcgcaaagtcaactgttctcaa gtactacaagaaagacattgaagaagtttcaacaccaggaaaaaagaggaaaaaaaggccacaggaaggaaagtcacttgacacagtcgacgatttcacagtaaatgcaatcaggaatgcaatttacaggatgtacgctgaag gtttgaatgttacagtcgacaccattttgaaagaaatcagggaaagacaaatagattattatggtggaagatcaagtcttcataaattgttaaagaagatgggattttcatggaaaactgttgatggacgaaaagctttgatagagaatgaaaacatagtattgcagcgaatagatttcttgagaaagtataaagaagaaaaagaaagaggtgccaatttcatatttgttgatgaaacatggattttccagagag gaactgtatcaaagtcatggcaggacaagagtctacaatctgcgaagagacgtactgttggagatg gtcagaagactgcagactaccatggcgagatgaatggggaaactttcttgatgtggtttgaagacatgttggtgcatcttgaggaacccagtgtcatcataatggacaatgcttcatatcacagcacccag atgggcgaggtgtgtggatcacgtggagaagctaattcaagcagactgggagagagaagtccacatagacagcggcaccattcctccactcatcatccacctcggcgaggatag
- the LOC134542631 gene encoding uncharacterized protein LOC134542631 isoform X2 has product MMEFVIVLIFCVVLVIAVMVIGSGMGKATSSQRQMDIINVAQNLYLLIRKGDLKKCDVTQTTAFLLNIAKSTVLKYYKKDIEEVSTPGKKRKKRPQEGKSLDTVDDFTVNAIRNAIYRMYAEGLNVTVDTILKEIRERQIDYYGGRSSLHKLLKKMGFSWKTVDGRKALIENENIVLQRIDFLRKYKEEKERGANFIFVDETWIFQRGKALIYLKICSVVQYKVFHFHFIYFSGTVSKSWQDKSLQSAKRRTVGDGQKTADYHGEMNGETFLMWFEDMLVHLEEPSVIIMDNASYHSTQMGEVCGSRGEANSSRLGERSPHRQRHHSSTHHPPRRG; this is encoded by the exons atgatggaatttgttatcgttttgatattttgtgtggttcttgtgattgctgtaatggtaattggttccgggatggggaaagctacttcgtcgcagcgtcagatggacatcattaacgtcgctcagaacttatatcttttaattaggaaaggcgacttgaagaaatgtgacgttacgcagacgaccgcgtttcttctcaacatcgcaaagtcaactgttctcaa gtactacaagaaagacattgaagaagtttcaacaccaggaaaaaagaggaaaaaaaggccacaggaaggaaagtcacttgacacagtcgacgatttcacagtaaatgcaatcaggaatgcaatttacaggatgtacgctgaag gtttgaatgttacagtcgacaccattttgaaagaaatcagggaaagacaaatagattattatggtggaagatcaagtcttcataaattgttaaagaagatgggattttcatggaaaactgttgatggacgaaaagctttgatagagaatgaaaacatagtattgcagcgaatagatttcttgagaaagtataaagaagaaaaagaaagaggtgccaatttcatatttgttgatgaaacatggattttccagagaggcaaggcattaatttatttgaaaatttgttctgtggtccaatacaaagtatttcatttccatttcatatatttttcaggaactgtatcaaagtcatggcaggacaagagtctacaatctgcgaagagacgtactgttggagatg gtcagaagactgcagactaccatggcgagatgaatggggaaactttcttgatgtggtttgaagacatgttggtgcatcttgaggaacccagtgtcatcataatggacaatgcttcatatcacagcacccag atgggcgaggtgtgtggatcacgtggagaagctaattcaagcagactgggagagagaagtccacatagacagcggcaccattcctccactcatcatccacctcggcgaggatag
- the LOC134542631 gene encoding uncharacterized protein LOC134542631 isoform X3, which yields MMEFVIVLIFCVVLVIAVMVIGSGMGKATSSQRQMDIINVAQNLYLLIRKGDLKKCDVTQTTAFLLNIAKSTVLKYYKKDIEEVSTPGKKRKKRPQEGKSLDTVDDFTVNAIRNAIYRMYAEGLNVTVDTILKEIRERQIDYYGGRSSLHKLLKKMGFSWKTVDGRKALIENENIVLQRIDFLRKYKEEKERGANFIFVDETWIFQRGTVSKSWQDKSLQSAKRRTVGDGKRFIVVNAGGRTGFVPGAGLLFVSGQKTADYHGEMNGETFLMWFEDMLVHLEEPSVIIMDNASYHSTQMGEVCGSRGEANSSRLGERSPHRQRHHSSTHHPPRRG from the exons atgatggaatttgttatcgttttgatattttgtgtggttcttgtgattgctgtaatggtaattggttccgggatggggaaagctacttcgtcgcagcgtcagatggacatcattaacgtcgctcagaacttatatcttttaattaggaaaggcgacttgaagaaatgtgacgttacgcagacgaccgcgtttcttctcaacatcgcaaagtcaactgttctcaa gtactacaagaaagacattgaagaagtttcaacaccaggaaaaaagaggaaaaaaaggccacaggaaggaaagtcacttgacacagtcgacgatttcacagtaaatgcaatcaggaatgcaatttacaggatgtacgctgaag gtttgaatgttacagtcgacaccattttgaaagaaatcagggaaagacaaatagattattatggtggaagatcaagtcttcataaattgttaaagaagatgggattttcatggaaaactgttgatggacgaaaagctttgatagagaatgaaaacatagtattgcagcgaatagatttcttgagaaagtataaagaagaaaaagaaagaggtgccaatttcatatttgttgatgaaacatggattttccagagag gaactgtatcaaagtcatggcaggacaagagtctacaatctgcgaagagacgtactgttggagatggtaaaaggtttattgttgttaatgctggagggcgcactggctttgtgccaggagcaggattactttttgtttcaggtcagaagactgcagactaccatggcgagatgaatggggaaactttcttgatgtggtttgaagacatgttggtgcatcttgaggaacccagtgtcatcataatggacaatgcttcatatcacagcacccag atgggcgaggtgtgtggatcacgtggagaagctaattcaagcagactgggagagagaagtccacatagacagcggcaccattcctccactcatcatccacctcggcgaggatag
- the LOC134542631 gene encoding uncharacterized protein LOC134542631 isoform X1, with protein MMEFVIVLIFCVVLVIAVMVIGSGMGKATSSQRQMDIINVAQNLYLLIRKGDLKKCDVTQTTAFLLNIAKSTVLKYYKKDIEEVSTPGKKRKKRPQEGKSLDTVDDFTVNAIRNAIYRMYAEGLNVTVDTILKEIRERQIDYYGGRSSLHKLLKKMGFSWKTVDGRKALIENENIVLQRIDFLRKYKEEKERGANFIFVDETWIFQRGKALIYLKICSVVQYKVFHFHFIYFSGTVSKSWQDKSLQSAKRRTVGDGKRFIVVNAGGRTGFVPGAGLLFVSGQKTADYHGEMNGETFLMWFEDMLVHLEEPSVIIMDNASYHSTQMGEVCGSRGEANSSRLGERSPHRQRHHSSTHHPPRRG; from the exons atgatggaatttgttatcgttttgatattttgtgtggttcttgtgattgctgtaatggtaattggttccgggatggggaaagctacttcgtcgcagcgtcagatggacatcattaacgtcgctcagaacttatatcttttaattaggaaaggcgacttgaagaaatgtgacgttacgcagacgaccgcgtttcttctcaacatcgcaaagtcaactgttctcaa gtactacaagaaagacattgaagaagtttcaacaccaggaaaaaagaggaaaaaaaggccacaggaaggaaagtcacttgacacagtcgacgatttcacagtaaatgcaatcaggaatgcaatttacaggatgtacgctgaag gtttgaatgttacagtcgacaccattttgaaagaaatcagggaaagacaaatagattattatggtggaagatcaagtcttcataaattgttaaagaagatgggattttcatggaaaactgttgatggacgaaaagctttgatagagaatgaaaacatagtattgcagcgaatagatttcttgagaaagtataaagaagaaaaagaaagaggtgccaatttcatatttgttgatgaaacatggattttccagagaggcaaggcattaatttatttgaaaatttgttctgtggtccaatacaaagtatttcatttccatttcatatatttttcaggaactgtatcaaagtcatggcaggacaagagtctacaatctgcgaagagacgtactgttggagatggtaaaaggtttattgttgttaatgctggagggcgcactggctttgtgccaggagcaggattactttttgtttcaggtcagaagactgcagactaccatggcgagatgaatggggaaactttcttgatgtggtttgaagacatgttggtgcatcttgaggaacccagtgtcatcataatggacaatgcttcatatcacagcacccag atgggcgaggtgtgtggatcacgtggagaagctaattcaagcagactgggagagagaagtccacatagacagcggcaccattcctccactcatcatccacctcggcgaggatag